In one Culex quinquefasciatus strain JHB chromosome 2, VPISU_Cqui_1.0_pri_paternal, whole genome shotgun sequence genomic region, the following are encoded:
- the LOC119766332 gene encoding uncharacterized protein LOC119766332, translated as MNIRKHTWRHPNGESCTQIDHVLVDGRHFSDVMDVRSYRGPNIDSDHFLVACKIRARLSNVLTPRTARIARLNVQRLASSDVAAEYSRKLDERINEDAPTGNLDEQWGALQSIVNTTATEVIGTTRGRKPKGWFDAECQRVTDEKNEARKRMLVKGTRRNCERYSEFRRAEKRIHRRKEREYDETVLAEAEAQYNANDKRRFYATVNGVRRKTTPSPVMCNDTEGNLLTDKTAVAARWKEHFQQLLNGETREGIVEDRIHVEEDGKAVDPPTLEEVAKAVKELKNGKSSGKDGLPAELFKHGSTRMTEILHQIILRIWCEEQLPTDWLDGLVTPIYKKGQRLDCANYRGITILNAAYKVLSRILWSKLRPMTETFVGEYQCGFRAGRSTTDQMFTLRQILDKFREYNLQTHHLFIDFKAAYDSVKRNELWKIMVEHGFPAKLIRLIRATLDGAKSSVRIANETSEAFVTLDGLKQGDALSNLLFIIALEGAARRAGVQRNGTLITKSHMLLGYADDIDIIGIDRRSVEEAFVPFKREAAKIGLTINTAKTKYLVAGRARGSAGDGVSEVEIDGERYEVVDEFVYLGTLVTCDNDVSCEVKRRISAANRAFYGLRSQLRSRSLRTPTKITLYRTLILL; from the coding sequence ATGAACATTCGGAAGCACACCTGGCGCCACCCGAATGGCGAATCGTGCACACAAATCGATCACGTTTTGGTGGATGGTCGACACTTCTCGGACGTGATGGACGTCCGATCGTACAGAGGACCGAACATCGACTCTGATCACTTCCTGGTAGCGTGCAAGATCCGAGCTAGGCTGTCGAACGTGTTGACCCCGCGGACTGCGAGGATAGCGCGGTTGAACGTCCAGCGCCTCGCGAGCAGCGACGTTGCTGCAGAGTACAGTCGGAAGCTCGACGAGCGGATCAACGAGGACGCGCCTACGGGTAACCTGGACGAGCAATGGGGAGCCCTCCAGAGCATCGTCAACACAACGGCTACCGAAGTGATCGGCACGACCAGAGGACGCAAACCCAAAGGGTGGTTCGATGCGGAGTGCCAGCGAGTGACGGACGAGAAGAACGAGGCCAGGAAGCGTATGCTGGTGAAGGGTACGCGCCGGAACTGTGAGCGATACAGTGAGTTTCGAAGAGCAGAGAAACGAATCCACCGCCGAAAAGAACGGGAGTACGACGAAACGGTACTCGCCGAAGCGGAAGCACAGTACAACGCGAACGATAAGCGGAGGTTTTACGCAACTGTCAACGGTGTAAGAAGGAAAACCACGCCTTCCCCTGTGATGTGCAACGACACGGAAGGCAACCTGTTGACAGACAAGACTGCGGTGGCGGCTAGGTGGAAGGAGCACTTCCAGCAGCTGTTGAACGGTGAGACACGAGAGGGAATCGTCGAGGACAGGATACACGTTGAGGAAGATGGAAAAGCTGTGGACCCGCCTACGTTGGAGGAAGTAGCTAAGGCTGTTAAAGAGCTCAAGAACGGGAAATCCTCGGGAAAGGACGGACTTCCGGCCGAACTTTTCAAGCACGGGAGTACGCGGATGACCGAGATTCTGCACCAAATCATCCTACGCATTTGGTGCGAAGAACAGCTTCCGACCGACTGGTTAGACGGGCTCGTCACCCCAATCTACAAGAAAGGGCAAAGACTCGATTGTGCCAACTATCGAGGCATCACAATCCTCAACGCAGCGTACAAAGTACTCTCCCGCATCCTGTGGAGCAAGCTGAGACCGATGACCGAGACCTTTGTCGGCGAATACCAGTGCGGTTTTCGAGCGGGTCGGTCAACGACGGACCAGATGTTCACTCTGCGACAAATCCTCGACAAGTTCCGGGAGTACAACCTGCAAACACACCAtttgttcatcgacttcaaggcggCGTACGATTCAGTCAAAAGAAACGAACTTTGGAAGATTATGGTAGAACACGGCTTTCCGGCGAAGCTTATAAGACTGATTCGTGCAACGCTCGACGGAGCAAAATCAAGCGTGCGAATAGCTAACGAGACATCTGAAGCTTTCGTTACGTTGGATGGATTGAAGCAGGGCGATGCTCTCTCGAACTTACTGTTCATCATAGCGTTGGAAGGTGCTGCTCGAAGGGCAGGCGTGCAAAGAAACGGAACACTCATCACTAAATCGCACATGCTGCTTGGATACGCTGACGACATCGACATCATTGGTATCGACCGTCGTTCAGTGGAAGAGGCGTTTGTCCCTTTCAAGCGGGAAGCTGCGAAGATCGGACTGACCATCAACACTGCCAAGACCAAGTATCTGGTTGCTGGAAGAGCGCGTGGCAGTGCAGGTGATGGTGTTTCGGAGGTGGAAATAGATGGAGAAAGATATGAGGTGGTGGATGAATTTGTATATCTTGGTACACTCGTGACGTGCGACAACGATGTGAGCTGCGAAGTGAAACGGCGGATTAGTGCTGCAAACAGGGCCTTCTACGGTCTTCGTAGCCAGCTAAGGTCCCGCAGCCTAAGGACGCCTACGAAAATCACGCTGTACAGGACCTTGATACTCCTGTAG